Part of the Verrucomicrobiota bacterium genome is shown below.
GGCCAGATCGCAAAGGAATTCGGCGCCGATTACATCGTGGACGCGATGAGCAGTTTCGGGGCGGTGCCCATCGATGTGAAACGCGCTTGCATCGATTACCTGATTTCTTCCGCGAACAAGTGCATCGAAGGGGTGCCGGGGTTTTCGTTCGTGATCGCGCGGCGCGAGCCGCTCCTGGCTTCCGAAGGACGCGCTCGAAGCCTGAGCCTGGACCTCCTCGGCCAGCTCAAGGGATTCGAGGACACGGGGCAATTTCGTTTTACGCCGCCGACCCATGTGCTGCTGGCCTTCGATCAGGCGCTCAAGGAACTGGATCAGGAAGGCGGGGTCGAGGGGCGGGCGGGGAGGTATCGGCGCAATCACGAGGTGTTGCTCCGCGGCATGCACAAGCTCGGATTCCGCTCGTATCTGGAACCGGCGCTCCAGAGTTACATCGTTACGGCCTTCCATTACCCGGACCACAGCAACTTCGATTTCGCCGAGTTCTACGACCGGCTGCGGGACAAAGGGATGATTATCTATCTGGGGAAGGTTTCCCAAGCGGACAGTTTTCGCATCGGTTGCATCGGGCGGATCTTCGAGTCGGACGTCCGCGCGCTGCTCGCGGCTGTTGCCGAGACGCTGGAGGAGATGGGCGTGAAGGTGATCTCCGGAGTATGATTCTTCTTCGGAAACTGACGGTAGGGCGAGCCTGTCCCCAGCGAGCCGAGTCGGACGTGTCCCACTCACGTCGAGCGGCTCGCCAGGACAAAGGCCGGGGCAATTTCGCTTTCTGGCTTCGTTTCTCCTCAGTCGCAGAGCCCTGGCTATGCTCCCTCGTCGTGCCTCGCCAGAAAGCGAAATCGCCTCCAGCAAGACCGGAATTTATTTTTGCACAGACCCTAAGGACCCCAAAGACTCCATCCCTCCAATCCTTCTGGCGTTTCGCTTACCGCAGAAACTCCTCATAAAACGTCACGGCCGAGAGGATAAACCCGACCGTGGTGATGATCTGCCGCACGCGGCGTTGCGGAATCCGCTGCGAAAAGTGCGAACCGAGAAAATAACCCGCCAGGGCGCCGAGGGTCATGATCCCCGCCCTTGGCCAGTGGATCAGGCCCGCCAGAATGAACCAGGCCGCTGCCACCAGATTGATCAACGAACTGAGCACGGTCTTGAGAGTGTTCATC
Proteins encoded:
- a CDS encoding 2-aminoethylphosphonate--pyruvate transaminase, which encodes MKEPKLLPTAKDKTLFTPGPLTTSLSVKQAMLRDIGSRDDALIELLRNIRVRLLTLAGVTREDGYETILMQGSGTFGVESVLASVVPRQGKLIILTNGAYGERMVRMAAVLQIDATVLRGPESQMPDRQVLRQTLSANRGVTHVAVVHCETTTGILNPIVEIGQIAKEFGADYIVDAMSSFGAVPIDVKRACIDYLISSANKCIEGVPGFSFVIARREPLLASEGRARSLSLDLLGQLKGFEDTGQFRFTPPTHVLLAFDQALKELDQEGGVEGRAGRYRRNHEVLLRGMHKLGFRSYLEPALQSYIVTAFHYPDHSNFDFAEFYDRLRDKGMIIYLGKVSQADSFRIGCIGRIFESDVRALLAAVAETLEEMGVKVISGV